A stretch of DNA from Saccharospirillaceae bacterium:
GTGGATTTTGATGGCGAGACGATTAACAGCCAAGCTCTATTTGATGGTTCTGCTGAAGAAGCGGCGCTATCTGCGTTGCGTAATTTCCTGCCAGCGTGGGGATTAGGAGCTGAGCATGAAAACTCCGTCATTGATGCCATTCTGGCGGTTATGGAACAGCAACTGAATACTGACCTTAAAGAGCATGGTAATAATCCAAAGACATCAATAAAAATACTCAACAGTCGTGATCATGACGATTCGTTTGGAGATGAAAACGTATCGAGAATTATCATCGGGGGCACAGTCGCAGAGTTGACTGTCGAAACTATTGGTATCGCTCAATCTATCGATCCGGGCAACTTTATTACCAATGAAACTGCTGTGGTATTACTCGATACGCTGAGTGAGCCGGCTAATGGTTACCCGGATTCGATTAACGCTTTTCCAACCGATGGAACTATTACCAGTAAAATTGATTTGATTGGCCGAATGGTTGGCAGCGTTGCCTCTCATGAAGCAGGCCACTTTTTGGCTAATTTTCATACGGAGAATAGCAATGACGTTGTCAGTGTGATGGATCAGGGTGGTAATCTGAGTCAATTGGTGGGTTTAACGGGGGACCAGGTCTACAGCGTGGGCGCGACACCATTGCCGGCTTTTGTTAAGGATGTTCGTGCTGCCAACGAAGGCCTGGGTGGGTTATCAGACTCGCTGAATACGATGGCATTTGGACTTACGAAAGGAGACCCTTACATTGCACCGAATCCAGAGCCTACACCCGAGCCTACACCAGAGCCTACGCCTGATCCCGGCGACTCTGTGTCTGATAAGGATGGAGCGGTAGCAACTGGGTCTTCAGGTTCGGGAGGCTCAGGCGGTGCTGTATTCTGGTTGTTGCTGCTTATCCCGCTTATTTTGCGCCGAGCAAACTGATTTTTGTTTCTACTTATCCGGCAGCTGATATTATTCGCAGATCGTTTTCATTGTGGATTGCAGCTGTCGGATGTCCGCCAAAAATTCCCCTTCTTCAGATAATAAACGCAAACCTGCGAAATCTCGTGCGAAGTCTGCTCAGACACGCTCTGAACCTCAACGTAAATTCGCTAAACAGCCCTTTTCATTCTGGCGCTGGTTCTGGCGCTTGACCTTGATCGTGGTTGTTGGGCTGGCGGCTTATATGGTGTACCTCGATGCCCAGGTTCGTGCTCAGTTCGATGGCAAAAAGTGGAATCTGCCAGCCAAAGTTTATGCCCGGCCACTGGTGTTGTATCCGGGTTTAGAACTGAATAAAGGCCAATTGTTAGCGGAATTAAAATGGGCTGATTACAAGCAGTCAGCGGATGCTGCTGTGCCGGGCACGTTCGCTCGCCGCGGTGATGACTGGATTATTCACCGCCGCGCTTTTCCGTTCTGGGATGGCTCGCAGCCGTCGCAGCATGTTCGGGTTGCGTTTGAGGATCAGCAGGTTGAACACATTCGTTCAATGACCGGCGATGACATTGCGCTGATGCGCCTCGAGCCACAATACATCGGCGGGATTTTTCCGGCGCACAACGAAGATCGTGAACTGGTCACTCTCGATGATGTGCCACCAACATTAATTGCCGCGTTAATTGTCACCGAGGATAAAGCCTTTTTTGAACATTGGGGCGTTTCTTTCCGGGGTATTATCCGGGCAATGCTGGCGAATGTCCGGGCTGGCGGTTTTGTTCAGGGTGGTTCTACGCTGACTCAGCAGTTAATTAAAAACTTCTTTTTAACCAGCGAGCGCACGCTGAAGCGCAAAGCTCAGGAAGCACTTATGGCGCTACTACTGGAGCTGCATTACTCCAAAGAAGAAATTCTCCAGGCTTACTTAAATGAGGTCTATTTGGGTCAGGCCGGGCGCCGGGCGATTCATGGCTTCGGTTTAGCCGCGCGTTTTTATTTCGGAAAATCGGTGCGCGAATTAAATCTTGCGGAAATTGCCACGTTGGTTGGTCTGGTAAAGGGAGCGTCGTATTACAACCCGAAGCGTAATCCTAATCGTGCCCGTGACCGACGCGATTTAATTCTGGGGTTAATGGCTGAAAACGGCATTATTTCAGAGAAACAACGCATTTTGGCTCAGGGGCAGCCGTTACAAACCGCCAATTCCCGGCGAGCCGGGCAGCGAGAATATCCTGCCTTTCTTGAGTTGGCGAAGAAACAATTACAGCGCGATTATCGTTTGGAGGATCTGCAGAACGAAGGTTTACGGATTTTCACCACGCTCGACCCATGGGTGCAGCACTCGCTGGAGAAAGCTGCACTCGGGCATCTGAAGAGTCTCGAACGCTGGCAGCCCAGACAAAAAGGGCAGCTTGAGACGGCAGCCGTGATCACCAGTGTGGATGGTGGCGAAGTAAGGGCATTATTAGGTTCCCGACGCACCGAGTTTTTCGGCTATAACCGTGCGGTGAGCATGCAACGCTCGATTGGCTCGCTGGCGAAACCGGCGGTGTATTTAACCGCACTGAATTCCGGCCAGTATCACTGGGGCAGCCCGGTGAGTGATGCCCCGGTGAGTGTCGCCGGACCGGGTGATCAGGTATGGCAACCGAAAAACTACGATCGCAAAAGTCATGGCACCTTGCCGATGGCCGATGCACTGGCGCGTTCTCTTAACCAGTCAACCGCAAGGTTGGGCATGAAAGTGGGTCTGGAAAATGTGGTAAATACCTTTCAGCAGCTGGGTCTGAAAAAAGAAATTCCACCATATCCATCGATTTTACTAGGGGCCGTTGATGCATCGCCGCTGGAAGTGGCGAGCATGTATCAAACCATTGCTTCGCAAGGTTTCGCCACGCCGTTGCGTGCCATTGAAGCGGTTACCACGGCACGCGGTAGTACGTTATCTTCTTACGCAATTGAAGGTGAACAACGATTCGATCCACAAAAAATATCCTGGCTGAGGTACGGCATGGAGCAGGTGGCGCTGAGAGGCACGGCCAAGCGACTGGATAAAGAACTGGGTGGACCACTGGCGGCGAAAACCGGCACCAGTGATGATCAGCGCGATGCCTGGTTCGCGGGGTTCGATAATCGTTACTTAGGCGTGATGTGGGTTGGTCGAGATGATAATCAACCAATGCCGTTTGCAGGCAGCAGTGCCGCATTACCGATATGGCTGAGTACTTTCAAGCAGGTTGGTGTTGAGCCATTGCAACCAGACAGTGAATTAATCTGGCTACCGGTTGATAAGCAGGGCAATCAACTACAGGACGGTTGTTCCGGCAAGTTGTACCCTTTTGTCAGTGAGCGGGTCCAGGTGCAGCGTAATGGTTGTCGTGCGCCGAAGGCCGTGCCACGGCCAGAACAGGAAAAGTCTGGCTGGCTGGATTGGTTGTTCTGAGACAATAGAGAGATCAATCATACCTATCATAGGTTACGGCAGATCCAGTGGGTTTAGCAGGGCGATAATCGGGTGATAATAGGGCGATAGTGCAGCACTGTCGCGTTGCCACGATGTCATTCTGTACTTTATTTCTACCACCCTTCATCATGGCGCTTTGATCTGGACCCGGGCTTGAAATAAGCGATGGTCTGCTGTTTCTTTTAGGAAGGTTGTTCTCTTGATTGGTCATTACGCTCCGCCTGCTGTTTCTGCCTTTAAACCCTTGCTTATGTGTCTGGGGGTTGTGGCGTTAATCGCTTGTTCTGCACCACCGAAACAACCGGACGATTATGAAGTCAGCTCGGCATCATTACCGGATGTCAGTCGTCAGGCGACACCCTCTGTGACTCGCAATGATTCGGTGAGCCGTGAGTCTCTGTTGTTGGCATCGCTGGAACAGGGAAATCATCATCCGGCGATTGCGGCTCTGTTTCATCAGGCGGAGCAGGCGCGACAGAAACGTCAATGGCGTAAAGCACTGAAATACCTTGATCAGGCACGACAGATTCAGCCGCGGAATGCAGCGGTGTTGTATCGTCAGGCTTGGGTGAATCTGCGTCTGGGTCAGGCAAGCCAGGCAGAGCAGTTGCTGTTACGAGCGAAGGTGTTTTCCACTCAGGATCAGAATCTGACGCGACGGCTGAACTGGTTGTTGGCGGATGCGCTGGATGCACAAGGAAAAGGGCAAAAGGCCCGGGAAGCACGTGCCCGTGCTACCCGGTAACTGTGTTGTCGGTAATCAGACCCGGAACTGTGTCAGCAGGCCACGCAGATCCGATGCCATAGTCACTAGCTGACCGGCGCTGCGATTGGCATCGCTGGCCTGTTCTGAGGTTGTTTCGCTAATATCCCGAATGGTGCTGAGATTGCCGTTTACTTCGCCAATGGCAGAGTTTTGCTCTTCCAGTGCGCGGGCAATCTGCTGATTCATATGATAAATATCGCTGACGGCCTGCTTCATACTTGCCAGTCGCTCACTGGTCAGTGTGATTTGATCGACGCTGGAATGTACCCCGGATTTACTGGTGTCCATGGCCCCAACGGCTTCGCTTGACCCTTTTTGTAAGCGTTCGATCATACGCTGAATTTCTTCAGTACTCTCGTGAGTGCGGGAGGCCAGTGTTCTCACTTCGTCTGCCACGACGGCAAAGCCACGGCCTTGCTCGCCGGCACGGGCGGCTTCAATTGCTGCGTTTAATGCCAGCAAGTTGGTTTGTTCAGCAATGCCCTGAATGACCGATAACACTGAACCAATGTTGTTGCTTTCGCTATCGAGGTTCTGAATCACTTCGTTAGCACGATCAATATTGTTGGCCAGGTCCTCAATGGTGTTGCGCGCAGCGCTGATGCCTTTTTCACTTTCGATGGATACATCATTGGCTTGCTGAGCCGCCTCGGCCGCCTGACGAGAGTGGTTGTTGATTTCACTCATCGAAGTCGTCATCTCAGTGGTTGCAGTTGCGATCAGGTCCGTTTCACTGTGTTGGGTGTTGGCACCTTCACTCATGGTTTGTGTGGTGCGGGAGAAGTCTTCGCCAACATCGTTAATTTTCATCGACAGCTGATTGGCCTGACTCACCAGGTCGTTCATTAGCATAAAAAACTCGTTAAACGAGCGGGTAAACGGGCCTTGCGGGTCCTCAACCTGGAAGGTCAGATCGATCTCGCCATGTTTGCTGATGTGCTCACCAATTTCCGCCAGTTCAGCATTCTGCTGAAATTCGTCCCAGCTTTTGCGCGCCAGAT
This window harbors:
- the mrcB gene encoding penicillin-binding protein 1B, whose amino-acid sequence is MSAKNSPSSDNKRKPAKSRAKSAQTRSEPQRKFAKQPFSFWRWFWRLTLIVVVGLAAYMVYLDAQVRAQFDGKKWNLPAKVYARPLVLYPGLELNKGQLLAELKWADYKQSADAAVPGTFARRGDDWIIHRRAFPFWDGSQPSQHVRVAFEDQQVEHIRSMTGDDIALMRLEPQYIGGIFPAHNEDRELVTLDDVPPTLIAALIVTEDKAFFEHWGVSFRGIIRAMLANVRAGGFVQGGSTLTQQLIKNFFLTSERTLKRKAQEALMALLLELHYSKEEILQAYLNEVYLGQAGRRAIHGFGLAARFYFGKSVRELNLAEIATLVGLVKGASYYNPKRNPNRARDRRDLILGLMAENGIISEKQRILAQGQPLQTANSRRAGQREYPAFLELAKKQLQRDYRLEDLQNEGLRIFTTLDPWVQHSLEKAALGHLKSLERWQPRQKGQLETAAVITSVDGGEVRALLGSRRTEFFGYNRAVSMQRSIGSLAKPAVYLTALNSGQYHWGSPVSDAPVSVAGPGDQVWQPKNYDRKSHGTLPMADALARSLNQSTARLGMKVGLENVVNTFQQLGLKKEIPPYPSILLGAVDASPLEVASMYQTIASQGFATPLRAIEAVTTARGSTLSSYAIEGEQRFDPQKISWLRYGMEQVALRGTAKRLDKELGGPLAAKTGTSDDQRDAWFAGFDNRYLGVMWVGRDDNQPMPFAGSSAALPIWLSTFKQVGVEPLQPDSELIWLPVDKQGNQLQDGCSGKLYPFVSERVQVQRNGCRAPKAVPRPEQEKSGWLDWLF
- a CDS encoding methyl-accepting chemotaxis protein — encoded protein: MSQIYQNFYRQADAFFTVITAALFVISLLLASWYNTWSEALLIGLPALLIPIAISKAAPCSRWSRIAFGVSLMIFAALQIHQAHGMLEMHFGIFVLLAMLLYYRDMLPILAATGTIAVHHLLFNYLQESGANVWVFENRSGINIVLLHALFVVVESGALIYLARKSWDEFQQNAELAEIGEHISKHGEIDLTFQVEDPQGPFTRSFNEFFMLMNDLVSQANQLSMKINDVGEDFSRTTQTMSEGANTQHSETDLIATATTEMTTSMSEINNHSRQAAEAAQQANDVSIESEKGISAARNTIEDLANNIDRANEVIQNLDSESNNIGSVLSVIQGIAEQTNLLALNAAIEAARAGEQGRGFAVVADEVRTLASRTHESTEEIQRMIERLQKGSSEAVGAMDTSKSGVHSSVDQITLTSERLASMKQAVSDIYHMNQQIARALEEQNSAIGEVNGNLSTIRDISETTSEQASDANRSAGQLVTMASDLRGLLTQFRV